A single Carassius carassius chromosome 3, fCarCar2.1, whole genome shotgun sequence DNA region contains:
- the zgc:77439 gene encoding uncharacterized protein zgc:77439, with the protein MSGLGKLRVAVIGAGAAGLCAARHLLSRRDTFAIPVVYELTKNIGGTWVYEERVGYYDNGLPIHSSMYRDLRTNIPKEVMSFPDFPFAKHLPSFVHHTEVRKYLEQYCDHYHLWDHIQFGTSVASVTPVDVKGGWNGLAWDVTSNDGVDHSKSTTERFDAVMVCNGHFYDPYIPAIPGLEKFKGMVMHSHDYRSAEPLAGKSVVLLGAGLSGLDIAMELSSVDAQVILSHGQRPLTCPLPPGVQQAPPVTSVLDDGTLEFKNGETAKPEVFLFCTGYNFNFPFLDKKVGVKVQEHLVWPLYKFLIPPAYPSLFIVGICRAICPFPHFHIQSQFVMSVLDGSFRLPSREEMEKDIELDIAARRARGIATRHILKLDSEQWAYNDDLACLGGFKPLPRYWSNLYESNKVFRARDMLNYKTYNYTVQDNLEWKVHDLHGQQLQKPLAVKKQM; encoded by the exons ATGTCCGGCTTGGGGAAGCTGCGCGTCGCTGTTATCGGAGCCGGTGCTGCGGGACTCTGCGCGGCCCGCCATCTTCTCTCCCGCCGGGACACCTTCGCGATACCCGTGGTATACGAGCTCACCAAGAATATTGGAGGAACCTGGGTCTATGAGGAAAGAGTGGGATATTACGACAATGGCTTGCCTATTCACAGCAGCATGTACAGGGACCTCAG AACCAATATTCCCAAAGAGGTGATGTCTTTCCCTGACTTTCCTTTTGCAAAGCATCTCCCCTCTTTTGTCCATCACACCGAGGTACGGAAGTACCTTGAGCAGTACTGTGATCATTATCACCTGTGGGACCACATACAG TTTGGCACCTCAGTGGCTTCAGTGACCCCAGTTGATGTGAAGGGTGGGTGGAATGGGTTGGCTTGGGATGTCACCTCCAACGATGGTGTAGACCACAGCAAATCCACTACGGAGAGATTTGATGCTGTTATGGTGTGCAATGG ACACTTCTATGACCCCTACATTCCTGCAATTCCTGGACTGGAAAAATTCAAAG gaATGGTGATGCACAGTCATGATTATCGTAGTGCTGAACCTTTGGCGGGGAAGTCAGTGGTGCTGCTGGGAGCTGGTCTCTCTGGACTAGATATTGCCATGGAGCTCTCCAGTGTTGATGCTCAG GTCATCCTGAGTCATGGACAGCGGCCGTTGACCTGCCCCCTTCCTCCGGGAGTCCAGCAGGCTCCTCCAGTAACCTCTGTCCTGGATGATGGCACTCTAGAGTTCAAAAATGGGGAGACAGCCAAGCCAGAGGTGTTCCTGTTTTGTACAGGCTACAACTTCAATTTCCCGTTCCTGGATAAGAAAGTGGGTGTAAAAGTGCAGGAGCACCTTGTCTGGCCTCTCTATAAGTTCCTAATACCTCCAGCCTACCCTTCACTCTTTATAGTGGGCATCTGCAGAGCTATATGCCCCTTCCCACATTTCCATATTCAG TCTCAATTTGTCATGTCAGTGTTGGATGGTTCTTTCCGCCTGCCATCCCGTGAGGAAATGGAGAAAGACATTGAGCTGGACATTGCTGCCCGTCGTGCCCGTGGAATTGCCACCCGCCATATCCTTAAACTAGATTCTGAGCAATGGGCCTACAATGACGACCTCGCCTGCCTAGGGGGATTCAAACCCCTCCCGCGCTATTGGAGCAACCTGTACGAATCAAACAAAGTGTTCCGTGCCCGAGACATGCTTAATTACAAGACCTACAACTACACTGTCCAGGATAACTTGGAGTGGAAGGTGCATGATTTGCATGGCCAGCAGCTGCAGAAGCCTCTGGctgttaaaaaacaaatgtaa